The bacterium genome includes the window TCTCTAAAAGAACCTCCGCAGATTTGTTACACTCAAGTATTATACCTGTTTGCGGGTCTGCCCAGAAGATAGCATCCTTTGCGTTCTCAAAGGCTAACCTAAATTTCTCTTCGCTCTCCGCAAGTGCTTTCTCTGTCCGTTTGTGCTCCATAATCTCGTTTCTTAGTTCCACAGTTTGTTCTTCTACCAATTCCTCAAGGTGCTCGGTATGTTTTTCTAATTCTTCCTCCATCCATTTCTGCCTGGTGATGTCACGGGCAATACCAACCAGACCAATGATATTACCGTTATCCTCAAACTGAGGAACCTTTATTGCTTGAAACCAGTATTTTCTTCCATCCACATCGGTCATATGCTTGGTGATTTCTTGAGGTTTGCCAGTTTTGAAGACTGTCTGGTCATCTTCGACATTCTTTTTTGCTTCTTCTGGGTCTTGCATCAATTCAAAATCGTTTTTCCCAATTACTTCTTCACGGGAAAGACCAAAAGCCTCTAACGCCTTATTATTGGCAATAATATACCTGCTCTCTAAGTCTTTAAAGAAGATGGCATCATGAGCAGATTCCACCATAGATTGGTATAACTTTAGTCTTTCCTCTGATTGTTTCAGTTTTTGATGTGATAAGCATCCTTTAAGGGAAATAGTAAATTCAGAGATAATATCACAGAGTTGAGAAGGTTTTTCTTTTTCAAATGGAGTTTCTTTGGCTAATTTTAAGAATCCCAGATTGTTGAGGCTATAAACAGCAAAAGCCTCTTTTTCTATCTCTTTCTCGGTAACAACCTGAGAGAAATCAGGTTCACATGAGGCAACTGTCCAGAATTTTCTGCCTTCCAGGAGGGTAAAGAGGGGATGATTAAGGGGTAGTCTGGTCTCTTTCACTCGAAACTCTGGATAGGCATAGATTAAAGAGGCGTATTCCTTGTCCTCTTTATCCAGATATTCGTTTTTTATCCAGATTGAGGCAAATCCAAGATTTTGTCGAGACATAAGTGCCTTTAAGAATATGGCACAGTTTTCTTTTAAATCCAGGGACTTACCAATAGAA containing:
- a CDS encoding PAS domain S-box protein; translation: MNNKSKVLKDIFMLYELALSIGKSLDLKENCAIFLKALMSRQNLGFASIWIKNEYLDKEDKEYASLIYAYPEFRVKETRLPLNHPLFTLLEGRKFWTVASCEPDFSQVVTEKEIEKEAFAVYSLNNLGFLKLAKETPFEKEKPSQLCDIISEFTISLKGCLSHQKLKQSEERLKLYQSMVESAHDAIFFKDLESRYIIANNKALEAFGLSREEVIGKNDFELMQDPEEAKKNVEDDQTVFKTGKPQEITKHMTDVDGRKYWFQAIKVPQFEDNGNIIGLVGIARDITRQKWMEEELEKHTEHLEELVEEQTVELRNEIMEHKRTEKALAESEEKFRLAFENAKDAIFWADPQTGIILECNKSAEVLLEKEKSEIKGSHQTTVHPPEKAQYYAEMFRKHIEHKGWVDDEAEVITKSGKIIPVSITTSVTLIQGKPTIQGIFHDITERKRLQKKLIETEKLAATAQIAAEAAHEVKNPLQVIKSGLYYLKMTHKEDIDAQQTIQQMDNAIGRATGFINDLLNFSKPLELKTTKCQVNELIKEAIKELPTKFLFNIEVTQNLASDLPEINVDSDRIRQVLVNLVKNAVEAMREAKSKKLKVKSEREGDFIKIGISDMGKGISREDISKIFEPFYTSRGKGIGLGLAICQRLIEAHQGRIEVESEVGKGTTFVVFLPI